ATAGTCAGTCTAAGCAGTTTGTAGTCCGAGAGAAAGGAGCACATGAATGCGGAACAACTCACCCTTTCTGCAGAGAGCCCCAGGATGCCCCTGACTTCTTGTAGTGTCCTGCCCAGAGTGAGTCCCTAGGTAAGGGGCATGGGAGAGGTGCTTGGAAAGGCCCAGCACTGAGGTGGAATCTCATTCTCTGGCTAACCCATGGGATGTTTCCCCTTCATCTTCTCACCCACTTCTGTGAGCCAAGATCTAACAGAGGGATGAAAATCCTCTGGCCAGGAAATAAAGGTGTCATTCCTGTCAGTGGGCTCTATTTCACCAACTGCTCCTTTGTGTTGTTACCAGAGGAGGTGGAGTTGGGCCggtagaaagaggagaaggaggacagGTGCCCAGATGCATTCATTTTCTGAGGCCTCATCTCATCTCCTGGGCTGCTGCACCCATGGCGTCCAGGGTCTGGTGTCCTGCTCAGCTGTCTGGTGCCACTCGGAGTATAGAAGGGCTGGGCAGATCTGGCTCCTGAATGGCTGCTGGGGGGTGAAGCTGGACCAGTAGGAGTGGCTGGGCTGTCATCTGGCCAGAAAGAAAcataagtgagaaaaaaatgaggaagtcagaaatgaagaaatggtTTAAAGATACTTACACTGGGCTGCAATGTCCTCCAAAAATCCACGTACACCCAGAACCTCAgatgtgaccatatttggaaataggggttttgcagatgtaattagttacaATGAGATAGATGATAATGGATCAAGATAGACCCCAAATTCCAttgtaagaagaggagaggagacagagagataaaGAGACACACAGGGGAAAGAACCATGCgacaatggaggcagagattggagtggcacatctgcaagccaaggaacgTACCCGGCAGCCACCAGGAGCTAggaggaggcacagagaagggggatggccctgctgacaccgtAATTTCGacatctagcctccagaactgtgatagaacacatttctgttgttttaagacaccaGGGTTtgatactttgttacagcaacctTAGGAAACTAATAGAGTAATCCATGGAAGGAAGTCTATAAAGCGCATGTCAGCGATCCCAAGCCTACTGTTAAATATCAATTAGAAGCTCATTTCCCAAGGACTGCACATTTCACCCCAATGTTACAGGCACTTTCTGGCCTACGACATCACTGAGTAGTGGTTAGGTGTAGTATCAAGGGCCACAGTACACACACATAAAGTCCAGGGGCCCCTCTCCTAGCTCCCTCTCATTCTCAGTGCCAGAATGATCCCAGGGAGGTACTTGGGAAATGTCTCCTCCAATAGCAGGACCCATTGCCAATCTTAGGAGCAAAAAGAGTAAGAGAATGAAGCATTTGCTGGTCTGTAAACAGGTGGTCTATTCACCCAACAGTCCGTGCCCTTGCCAGCAACACAGCAGCTAACCCTTCATGAATTGTTCTAGACTGGAGGtgctgggggaggaagaggaagggaaaatggtCTCCACTTCTGGCCAAGGTGCAGGGAACCTGGACAGGGTGACTCACTCCTGGGGACCCCCACTCCTCCTGCCTCAGCTGCGCTGGACCCCTACGGAGGCTGCAGGCTGTCTGAGCGAGGCAGGTGGCAATTTGGATCCCACCAGAGCAGCTCGTGAGATtgcaaaaataattcataaatgtaGTTCAGATGACCCGGCTCCTGTCCAAAGAATGACTGGAGTACTTCTGCATGGGGGATTGTAGAACCAAAAAATATATGGCATCTTACAGCTCAGTGATGCCATGAACACGTGGCCATGTCCTTTGCTGTCTCCCTTTGCAGGAAAAACCCCCCAGCAGGGTGGCAGGGCCACGATTCTGAGAAAAGTTTAACAGTCTGCCTCCTTTCAAGGATTATTGTCAAGGGCCATAAAGTAGACATATTTctccccagggcaggcaggagtgAGGTCCTTGTTCCACCTCAACCATGTCGAGGTCCTCTAGGGAACTGCACACTTAAGTCAGTATCCAGTAGGTCACTCCTCCCCCAGTTCATGTAATACCAGCTGCTAATGAATAATAAGCCATTGCCCTCTAAGAGCATAATGATGTCAAATGGGAAAAAGGAGGCTCCCCTCTCCCTCAGGGAAGACGGAGGCAGCAGAAAATAAGGCTAATGCTCTCGGGCACACCTCCCAGAGGCCGCATCTGCAGTGTGCGGCAGGAATTGCGGGTGAGGGGAAGGTGTGCTTGcccttctcctgtctcccagGGCAGTGCTGAAGTAGAACCAAGTGCCCCTGGGCAACGAGTTCCAGGATGCACATACAACTCCCATGGGCCCCTTGGAAGAGCTCACGTGCATACGAAGGGCAGTCCATCCACTTATAAGTTCTCGGGTGGATGGGCAGTGTGTGCAAGGTCTTGTCTCATTTGCAGAAGCTAGGCCTTTGGGCTGAGCTCGGGGGCAGAAAAAGTAGGCTGGCAAAACACTGGCTGCAGAAGCCTAGCAGAAGAGCGGATGAGGTACTCCGTCCCTGCCAGCCCAGGCTGCGGCGCAGGGGACTGCCTGAGCCTCCGAGTCAGGCAGGCTCGCAGTGCGTGTTGTCCCCGCTGGTGCCTCTGGTCAGTCCCCTGACTTCACTGGGCCTCACTGCCCTCAGCTGTGCTAGAAAGTCAGGACACTAACACCCGCCTGAGAGGATCACTGTGCTGATTAAATGAGGCAACATGTAGAGTGGTCAATAATGTGAGCATAATAGGTGCTTGGTAAATGCATATTTTCCGTCTTTCCTTGGCTGCTAGAATCCTGGGGGGAAAAACACTGTACTGCTTTGCTCCGCAGGGTAAAACGAGAAACAGGAGTAAGTACCAGGTCAAAGTGCATGATGGCTCATCCATTGCCtaaaatactttagaaaaaaaaagaaaattatatatttaaaagaaaaagagataggagggaaccaagatggcggcgtaggtagacacactgcgcctcctcgcacaaccagaactgacagagaatcgaacagcaaggggactgacaccaaggaaacagaaaataatcattcatccagactggtaggaggggcggagacgggcaccggggtggagaggactcgcgtggctgtggcgggactgagactggcggagtgtgggacaaatggcgcaggcagtccgagcactagcagaccctgcggtcccacatttgcacagataaacccagagggccagactcagagtggcggagagtggggcaggcagagtggcgggtagcaccttgcggcaccacattcgcccacagataaacctgacgaacggcgggcagcgaagcagaccgctgcgcaacccagggctccagctcggggaaataaagcctcaaacctctgattgaaagcccctgggggttggggcggcagcaggagactcccagcctcacaggagaggatgttggagagacccacaggggcctagagtgtgcacaggcccacttactcaggaaccagcaccagagtggcccagtttgattgtgggtattggagtggaagattgaaatccggaggacagtgaggcaggcgcctttgctcccactcggcccctcccccacgtacagcgtcacagcgcagcgaccagcattaccccgccccggtgaacacctaaggctccgccccttaaagtaacagacgtgccaagacaaacaaacaaacaaacaaaaatggcccaaatgacagaacacttcaaagctccagaaaaaatacaactaagcgaggaagagatagccaacctaccggatgcacagttcaaagcactggttatcaatatgctcacagacttggttgaatttgttcgaaaaacagatgaaaaaatgaagcctatgctaagagaaacaaaggaaaatgtacagggaaccaatagtgatgagaaggaaactgggactcaaatcaatggtatggaccagaaggaagaaacaaacatccaaccagaaaagaatgaagaaacaagaacttggaaaaatgaggagaggcttaggaacctccaggacaccttgaaacgttccaacatccgaattataggggtgccagaaggagaagaggaagaacaaaaaattgaaaacttatttgaacaaataatggagaacttcccctatctggcaaaggaaatagacttctgggaagtccaggaagctcagagagtcccaaagaagctggacccaaggaggaacacaccaaggcacatcataattacattacccaagattaaacgcaaggacctacatccaagattactgtatccagcaaagctatcatttagaatggaagggaagataaagtgcttctcagataaggtcaagttaaagaagctcatcatcaccaagcccttattatatgaaatgttaaagggagttacctaagaaaaagaagatcaaaaataggaacagtaaaaatgacagcaaactcacagttattaacgaccacacataaaacaaaaacgagagcaaactaggcaaacaactagaacatgagggttgtcaataagggagtgggagggggagaggggggtaaaggtacagagaataagtagcatagatgataagtggaaaatagacagggggagggtaaaaatagtgtaggaaatgtagaagccaaagaacttataagtatgacccatggacatgaactatgggggggggaatgtgggagggaggggggtgggcaggatggagtggagtggggggggaaatgggacaactgtaatagcatcatcaataaatatatttaaaaaaaaaaaagaaaaagaaaagaaaatcagcaatAGCCAGGAACCAAGGATGGTTTCTTGGTGTTATTCACACCAGGATTTGACTCATACTATTGCCTAAAAAATATGACTGCTTTTCTTAGGAGGGGAGTTGAAGTGCTGATTTTAAACTTactctcctcctcctgtccccaccaAGGTTATCCAAGTGTCCTCTggtcggggcggggggcggggggcatgcTGGTGATGGATTCACTCTAAACCTGAGACATGTCCCAGCTTCTAATGGTTTAGGGGATATTATAGCCAAATTACTAGAATGATGGATGGAATCTATAAATGcacaaataataaagaatatttagtGATGAATAGAAAATAGAAACTGTGGCTGTTTACCCCAGGGTTCCAAGATCAGAGACCCGACGTTAGTGACGTTCACGTCAGTGGCCTGAAAGATGACACTGCTTGATGAGGAGGAAACATGCCCCACGGTGAATGCCACCAGTGAGTACCAAGACAGCGTCCCCTTCTGGGTGCTCGTTTGTTTGTCTAGCCCAAGAGGAGGCTTCGTTGTAGCCAGACCTTGCAGACCCACCGTGATGACTGTGTTGTTGCCGTGGTGACTGTGTTGCCGTCACGGGGGAGCCCTAGCCCCTCCCTTTCCCAATTGGTGACTCTGCCCCTGGAGTCCAACACCgtgtggttgccagagggggtCTGCATGGCTGATGACATGTGGTGCTAGGAATGGGGAAAAGCTACCTGACATCCTTgggcccaggcctgtgctcaactAGGTCCATAGCAGTAGATCCGCAGGGTTTGGTCTGGACAAACGAGTGAGCGCCAGGAAAGCGGAGGCTGTCTTGGTACTAACTGGCCATATTCACCATGGAGCGCACTTCCTGCTCCTCAGGCAGCGGGCAGGCGCTGCCAGGGCAGCGACGGGCAGTCCACTGGGCATGGCTGCTGGAGTGGATCTGGAACAGAGTCCAGGGCGAGGCGTCCTGCCTGGTCTCTAGGACTTCCGCCACTCCGCCCATCTTATTCATCTTCCTTAAGATACTggtgggggaagaaaaagaaataaaaatattggtcACCTGAATGCTACAGCTATACTGATTTGGGGACCCACAGAAGAGGCCCCAGATGTCAAGGAGACATTTTCTTTAGAGAGGAATCCAAACAGTTCATTGCTGTTTGGGGGTAGACAGTGGGGGCCAGAGGAGAACAACCGTAGTCGGGTGCCTCAGCCACAAACACCCTGACCAAGAGAGAAGAACCACTGGGCCCTTTAAATAACACTCCTGTCTTTTCACAGGACGCCCAGAGGCCAGTGAGAACTCAGTGCACTGTGCAAACATAATCCATTTCATAGTTTTTGCGGTGGCCCATTTACATTGCTTCCGGAGGCAATGTAGACTCCCAGAGGTTAGGTACTTTCTAGACTTCCTCCCCTAAGTATACTCAcacagtattaattttttttttgcaagaaaaaTGTGTAGCTATTTAACATCTGCCAGCACCCCTTGGATCACCCTTGAAAAAGCCCGACGTAATCTCACTCTGGTCTTCAAAAAGCTAGGGGGAGCCAGAGGTGATCCAAGGAGTACGGGAGACCCCTAAGACTGGGTAGTTAGGTTACAGCAGCTCCATATGACTAAATTGGTAAGTTAATATGAGAATGGGAACCAACagaataataaagttaaaaaataggcaaGGAGACTAAGGATACACAACAGTTCAGTGGTATCACCAGCTGTTTGCTTCTGTGACCTTCTGGCCCTGCTCTGGATCCCTCACCAGACCACATCTTTCACAGACCCTGAAAACAGAGAGTTACCTGAGGGCCTGAAGCATCTGTACCCTCTGATTCGTCTTATTTATACAGTCATCTGAAAACCAAATTCAAAGGAGGATCAGTCATAACTTAAGCAGGTCTTGGTTCCTGGACTGCAAACAAATGCGGGCTTCTCTCTGGGATCAGAGACGTGACTACTTGCCACTCGAGTCCAGGATGCTCTGAATTTTCTCAGGAGACCTGGGGTTCAGTCTTCAGAGAACTTGCCTGGCGCAGGCTTTCCCGAGCCCACCACCACACCATAATCTACTTGCTCTGCCCTGAGTCAGagtaaaaacctaaaaatgtctcttttcccatagattttggggGCACTTGTCCAGCTGGTCTCTGAGCTGCTCCAGGCAGAGCCTCCCAGTCCCACCACGAGGCTGGTTCCCGGTCTTGCGTCTGTGCGCCCTATCACAGCTTTCATGGGGAAACTGCTCCTGCCTGTTCAGAGGTGACAGAGACCCCTGTCCCACCTCTCTGACTTTACCACCAGGAGCGCACACAGCGGCCTCAAGCAGGAGCGCACACAGCGGCCTCAAGCCTGCTCTTACGATGTGCTCTCAGGTGTTCTAGAAAATGTTCTAAGTAAAAGGCTCCGGAACATTATTTAATTAACTGATGTTCCCAACACTGGTACCAATACATATTGTGCCTAAACCATGTGCAAATCAGCATgatcctggggtttttttttgtagtgtACTTATTAATATTGCACATTTGATTCTTAGAACAGTCATGCAGCCGAAAGGGGCTAGTATTATTTGACGTAATTTTTTGgttgagaaaacagaaataaaaagaaatataatcctCTCCAGAGCTGATAATAAACAGGTATGAGTCAACTCTGGACCCTAGTCCAGATTCCTAATCTGAAGACCCTTCTTTTCACAACAACCGGCAGCCCTCATTCCGCTTCCCTTTACCCCTATACGTTTCAGGTAAGTGCCATCGTCCCCAGTGACGCCTCCTCCCAGCGGAGACACAACACGAGAGAGGCAGGAGCTGGCGATTAACACAGCACTCCCAACCCTGGGGGCTTCTCCGCTGCTCCCCACCAgccaatcctggctctgccagggCCCCGAGATGGTGACTACAAAGCAGGACACCAGATTGAAAAGTGACTTGTGGGTGGCTGTGGGCTCGGGTGAGCCTAGGTCCTTGGGAGGGACTGAAGGTCTTCCCGGGCCCTGGGACCACCTGTGCTGAATTTGCTGGCCAGGCTCTCTGCCAGCTCTCTCCCACTGGCCAGCTGCTGGCGGAAGTGCTGCTCCATGGAGTGGTCCAGTTTACTGCTGCTGAGAAGCTCCTCGAAGTTCTTCACTGTGTTCTTGACATGCTGGATGAGAAGGGCAGAGATGGCTCCTCCGAGCCTCACCTTCTGCCGCAGGCGGGTCAACTCCCGAGCCTGATCTTGGATCAGGGAATATTTCCTGAAGTGGGAAAGAAACAGTAATGGTGGAGAGGGGTGACTGGTGGGTAGTGACACATCAGCAGAAAGCCCTTTGAGAATTTCACCCGAAAGCCACCATGCCGAATTCTAGCCCGCGTTAGTGGTGAATGTGGTAaagggaatgaaggaaggagaacAAAGCCTTCCTCTGTGTGAGAGACCCCTTCCAAAACtgtctccccctgccccaaactTCTGAAAAGGGAACCAGACTTTCTTCTCCAACTCTGCTTTAAAATCTGCTTCCAGTCCCTCTCTTCAGCTTATAATCCATCTCAACACAGTGAACAAAGCCAGGTGTTAATTGGGAAATTATAAGGAAAATTATGTGAGAGAATCAAGATTCTGTTGGGTTCCCTCAATTTCCTACAGGacttattttaataacaattattGTGATATTACTACTTTACaaactaacacaaaatattcAACCTCATGTTCCTTTTTCTGTTAGGGATTTTCTTTGCCCACTAAGGTCCACCATCCAATGCATACCTCCCTTTACTAATCAAAATGATTGCCAGgtatgtggctatttaaatgcTCAGGAAGACTCAGCGAATATTAGAACCAGCTCCTAAACATGCCTAGATGACAGGAAAATGACTTTACAAAAATGTGGGCGTCCATCCCTTGGTCATTCAACCAACACTTTCGGCCAATTAACCTGCTGTTGGGAGGAAGCTCTGGAAGCCAAAGCCACTGTAAACTTCATTGCTGGCAGTCTGACCCTATGCACAGAAAACCTTAACGGTACTGGTCTTGATTGAGGGAGTGTTCTGGACTCGCCTACATTTAATACATAAGCATTAACTAAGCTTACAAAAAGACACTCAACCTCATATATCATTATGGAATTACAGATtgaaacaacaatgagatatcactgcatACCTGTTAGAAGGGTacaaatccaaaacactgacgaCACCAAATACcggtgagaatgtggagcaaaAGATACTCTTatttattgctggtgggaatacaaaatgcTACAGCCGCTCTGAGAGATGGTTTTgcggtttcttacaaaactgaacatattCTTACCAACAATCATACTCCTCACTATTTATCCAAATGAgatgaaaacttatgtccacataaaacctgcacacagtgtctatagcagctttattcatcgTTACCAAGCCTTGGGAGAAACCAAGCTGTCCATCAGTCGGTCGATGGATGAATAAAGTGTAGCACGTTTTcagaaaaatggaatattattcaacactaaaaagaaatgagcaatcAAGCTacaaaaagacatgaaggaaacttAGACGCAGatgactaagtgaaagaagccaatctgcaAAAGCTACGTTTGCAGCTGTACGACATTCTGGACAAGGCGAAACTATGGAGGCAGTGGAGAAAagatcggtggttgccagggattaggagggagggaaggagggatagGTAGATGAAGCATAGTGTGTTTTAGGGCAGCGAATAGTCACTCTATGTAACACTATAATGGTGGACACGTGTCTTTATACTTTTGTCAAAACCCATGAAATGTACTCCACCAAGAATAAACCCTAACGTAAACTATGCAACACATACACCACTCTGGTGCAGGGTGTTGGTAGCAGGGGAGGAGGCTCTGCatgttggggggtgggaggggccgagTATGCaggaattctttgtattttccactgAATTTTGCTCTGAACTTAAAATTCCTCCaaaataaagtcaatttttaacaaaaataatcataagactataaatttttaaaatgtatttgacaaAGTGGGTGTAGGCTTTGTGAATTGAGAGCCCAGGATTCTACTATTTCTGCCACTTCAATTAAGTGACTGTATCCTTGGGCCTGACTGTTCTCAGTTCCAAAACGAGGACATAGGACTGACTCTAAGGTTATTTTAGCTCTAACATTATTCTCTGGGTCAGGGAAATTTAAGTGGTACATGTTGACCATGACCCAATGGAGCGTGAAGGAGAATTTTAATCGCCTCCAAAGCTGTGCCCCAACCACTAAGCAAGTTAGTGATGATTTAGTATTTCCGTAACTGGTGCTCACGGGTAACTGTGTAGTGAATTAATCCTATAGTATTTGAATGTCTTTGAAAAGTAATAGAACAGCCATTAAGGATAGACTAATGACAAATCCAGCCAACGGGCCATTACTTGGCAATTTtgtaagcttatttttaaaattaagctcaTCAAAAACACCACTTGAGAAACCAGGGACAGGAGCTTCGGTAGAGAATAGAGTGGAGATAAAGGAGCCTCTGTATAAATCCGCCTTCCCCAGTGCTGGGATGGGTCAGCGTTCACCAGAGAAACATCTGCACCGACAGGAGGTTCTTATGTGCTCCTATCTCCTACGATGCACAAAAGAGACACTACTTACGTGACTGGAAGATTTCCATGAAATTTCAAGCACCTGCAAAGATCATATATTTGGTGAATACACGAGTTGTTAGTCAAAACCAAATTACTCTGagtaatgtaataataaaaatactatagcCTTTTCCCTAAGGAATTAGCAGGAAGGTTTTAAGAGCCTGAATGCAGACCCTGCCAGCAGCTACGATGGCAGTGACTTAATTGTGACAGTGGAAGCCTCTGAACATCTGAACAGGTTTCTTACCTGCTGTGGGACTCAAGAGGATCCTGCTTCCTCTGGCTGGGCCTCCTGCTCATTCACTCCCCTCTCAGCaggtcccttcctctctaaaggCTGATGCATCCCAGCCTTCAGTCACAGTATTTTCTCATGAAAAAGTCCCTTActgcctcctttaaaaaaaaaaaaaaaaagatgggaaagaaATGAGTCTGGGTCTCCACAATGGCTGGGCGTTTCTCCAAAGCCACCTAGAGGTATCAACAAAATTGTGCTTTAGTGAAATTGGGTTTTTAAAGAGGATCCCATAGGAGCATCAACTCACAAGAGCAGAACTACAAGGAAGTAAAGAGGGAAGCCTACAGTGTGCCTACTTGAAGGGCGCCCCCTCAGCCATCATGACCCTGGTGACCTATTGGGCTGGAGGAATGACACAGCAAATAGGGAGAGACACTGCcaagaggaggatgaggaggctCTAGAGGCGTTTtagaagaaaaagcaagcaaacgGTGATgtcaacaaatgaaaacaaatgggtTTTAAGCTGGGTTAAGGGATGAGTAACCCTTTGCCACTTACCGTTAGACCAAGTTCCCTGGGAGTGTCCCTTCAGATATCAGAAAACCTTTTTATCAGCCACAAGTTTTGAGAGTCGTGACGGCAGAAATGAAGTTTGAGATGGAGAATACCTAGTCAACAATCCTGCCGTGGGAATGAGTCAGGGTGCCAAGTTTCAGGCGGTATTCACAGAATGAGAATACACAGACAACTACAGAACTGGAGGAAGCTCTGCCCTCTGGTGGCCGGCCACGCTCAGCACAGGGCTGCCTGTTCCCTGGATGTCTCTGCCAACAGAGACCGCCCCGCTCACCAGCCAGTTTTAGTACCTGTGTACCCTTTGGCTGATACTACCAACCcatatatttctaaagaaaaacctAAGCGAATTAGCCTTGCTTTTGCTAGAAAACATCAAAACAATATTTTCTCAACACCTTTTATTTTCTCGAAGATAGTTTCAATAAAAGTAATTCTTGCGGCTCTtcctaaaagaatttttaaaagccttacTGATTATTACTGTTTCTCTTTGGGAACTCTCCAGATTGTACCCCTATAGCCTTTCAAGAGCACAGTGACCAAAAACTGAGTATAGTGCTCTAATTTTGACTAATAAATGATCTTACTTTCCATCCCATAATACTACGTGTATTCCACTGCAATGTTGGATTTCTTTTCCTCGCAGTAGGGAAATACGCAGGGGTTTCATTTGACACGAAGTCAATGTTAACCTTCTAAACTCCCACGCTCACCACACTTTGCTACTTGTAGATGATTGCttttgcattgctttttaaaaaccctctatTCGCATCATACTCTGCTAATgtctgttttgaattttattctggCTCCGCAGGTTACTTTCCACTTTATCAaagtccttaaaatattttatgcctTTGAATGAATACTGAGTACTTGACGTGGTGCTAATTTGTAGATCTAATacgtttattcttttattcagatCTTGAGAGAGTTACCTGAGCTGCCAAAAAGTCAGAAAAAGGCCCATGACAGAGCCCAGGAACATCTAGGCCGTGAAGCCTtgggcagtgtggctcagctggtcagCGGCAGTCCTGAAAGGTGGGGGTTGGGCACatgccccttcccccctcccccctgtagGAGCACATAGGAGGCAACAGGCAatcatgtctctctctcacatccaggTTTCACaccttatctttctccctcccttaccctctctctgaaaatcaataaagtctttttaaaaatgtagcccATGAAATGGAGGGGATCAGATGAAAAGTGCCAGCAATTGCTCAGTGATACAACAGCTATGACTGTGAAGAGTCGCAGGCAAACAGGAGTGGGAGGGATCGCCTGACCTCGTTTCccactttgtgtttttaaaactgctgaaatcacacacacaaaaataactgtTTAGCTTTTGGTTTCATCCTGATACACTTCACACTTCTCAGACAATGCTAGGGCTCTACTAATGTTACCTCCATTtgtcatacattttatttcaaaatacatttaaatcacACggacatcattattattattgttattttgaacagtaatttttttattc
The sequence above is drawn from the Desmodus rotundus isolate HL8 chromosome 12, HLdesRot8A.1, whole genome shotgun sequence genome and encodes:
- the LOC123480775 gene encoding NBPF family member NBPF6-like protein isoform X2, translated to MSRRPSQRKQDPLESHSRKYSLIQDQARELTRLRQKVRLGGAISALLIQHVKNTVKNFEELLSSSKLDHSMEQHFRQQLASGRELAESLASKFSTGGPRAREDLQSLPRT
- the LOC123480775 gene encoding NBPF family member NBPF6-like protein isoform X1 encodes the protein MSRRPSQRKQDPLESHSRCLKFHGNLPVTKYSLIQDQARELTRLRQKVRLGGAISALLIQHVKNTVKNFEELLSSSKLDHSMEQHFRQQLASGRELAESLASKFSTGGPRAREDLQSLPRT